Within the Coraliomargarita parva genome, the region GACCGCAGGAGCGGGCAGGCTAGGCGCTAGCGCGCCAATGTCGGCGTGAGGAAAGCGCCCAACGCGCGGATTGTCGTGTGCTCCCGATCCAGGCCGTCTTGAAAACGTCGGCGGACCCGATTGTGGCGGTTTCGGCGATGTTTGCGCCATTTTTAGGTTCTTCGCCATTTACCGGGGAAAGCATCGTCGAATACTGGAATGAAGAGAATCTTAATTTTACAACCGCTTCGCAAGAGGTAGGGAGGCAGGGGAGGAGAACAAAGTCATGCCACCGGATAGCTCCTCTCCCCAACCTCGCCCGACAGGGCTCTCTAGCGGAGCGGTTGTGAAAAATAAAATGGAGTGTATGAGACTTCACGTAAATCCTTTGAATCATCAAGGATCACTGTTTATGCAGCCGTTCCCCGGTAAATAACCATGAACCCATTTTTAGAGCGCTTGAATCGCAGTTCAAATAGGCTATAAAGTAAGTAAATACTTACTTTGTGATTGTTTTGGACGCTCTCGACATGCTTGAGGCACCGTATTTGCTAAGAGCTCCCCAGTGCTTTCATCCATGCTAAAGTTTATACGCCTTGCTTGTCTGATATACGGTGCGACCGTCGTTTCGTCCCTTTCGGCCCACACTTGGAATCCGACCATTATTCAAATGGTTTTCGAGGAACCGGGCGTGGTTGAAATCGAGATGGATACCGATCTGACCCGCTACCTCGACGGTGGACCCGCCTACTACGCATTGACGCAGGAGTCGTCCAAGACGCAGTCGGAGGCCATGGCCCGTATCTTCAAGGCCTTTTGGGCAGGCATGCAGCCGCGTAGCGGTGACGAAGCGGTGCAGGGTGAGCTGCTTAGCTTTACCTTGCCGGAGGCGCCGGAGGACGAATTTGGCCGGGTCAACGTGCCGCAAATGACGCGCATGCTCATCCGCGGGACTTTTGAAAACACAAGCGGGCCCTTTTGGCTGCAGCTGGATCCTTCGCTGGCGATCGAGTATCCGATTGCCACCACTTTCCAGGTACCGGCCGCCAATCGCAGCATGACACGTTGGGTGGAACTGGCCAACCAGCCCAGTCAGCGTTTCAATCTCGCCAAATACCTGGCCATGGCGCAGCCGGCCGCTCCGGCCGATGGCGGTGGAGTCGGCACCACGGCAGAGGTGCCTTCGGTTGACATGACGGAAGGGGAGGCTGCGGTGGTGGAAGCGGCCCTGACTTTCTGGCGCTATATCGTGCTGGGTTTTCATCACATCTTCCCCAAGGGGATGGACCACATACTCTTTATTCTCGGAGTCTTTTTGATGGAGCGCCGTTGGAAACCACTGGTGGCTCAAACCTCTGTCTTCACCGTGGCACACACCACCACGCTGGGCCTGTCCGCCTACGGTGTCATTTCCTTGCCGGCCTGGTTTGTGGAGCCGGCCATCGCCGCCACCATCGCCTTTGTCGCGCTGGAGGATGTCTTCTTTCCGAAGCTGGGCTGGCGGCGCTATGCTGTGGTCTTTGGTTTCGGCCTGATTCACGGCCTCGGGTTTGCCGGTGTCCTTGGCGAGGTCGGCTTGCCAAGGGAGGAATTCCTGGTCGCGCTGCTGGGGTTCAATTTCGGGGTCGATTTCGGGCAGCTCTTCGTGCTCGGCGTGGCCTTCCTCTGCGTGGGCTGGTTCTGGAAAAAGCCCTGGTACCGCAAGGCCGTGGTTTGGCCGGCCGGGGGCATCATTGCCGCGATCGGGCTCTATTGGCTGGTCGAGCGAGTCGTCCACTACGCCGGTTTCTAAATTTTACACCCTTTATGAAAACCATCACTAAACGAAACCTACTAACCTGGGCCCTGCGCGCGCTTTTGCAGGCCTGCTTGTTGCCCGTTTCCGCGTTGGCGGTCTATGTCGACATGCCGGAGCGTCCGCCTTTTGAATTCAGCGAGGACATGCAGGCGCGTCAGCACACCGTATTGGTCGCCCTAGGCAAAGCGGAGGCCGACTTGCTGATCAAGGATGTCAATGTACTCGATGTCTTCTCCCTGACTTGGATGGAACATTCGGATATTGTGATTTCCGGTCAGCTTGTGGCCTGGGTCGGGCCGACCGGCACCTATCCGGGCACCGCGCTGAAAACCGTCGACGGGCGTGGTCGCTACGCGGTGCCGGGCTTCGGCGAGTCGCACAAGCACATCGAGAGTTCCTTGATCTCGCCCGAGTATGAGGCCGAAATGGTCCTACCGCTCGGCAATACCTGGACCGCCGAGGCGACCCACGAATTCTCCAATGTGGACGGTGGGCACAATGTCGAATTCTGGCTTAAGCCGCACCAGGAGGGCAGTCCCTTGAAGCTCTTTCCCGCACTCGGTTCCGCCACACCGACCACCGAATACGAGCGCGGTGGCGGCTATTACGGTTACGACGAGATTTACAGCATGATCCACGACAATCCCTGGGTTGTCGGCTTGGGTGAGGTTATGGACTGGCCGGCCGTTTGGGATCCGGAAAATCCGGGCTACCAGCGCATCTGGGAAAATATCCAGGCCACCTTCGACGCACGCGGTGTGATCGAGGGACACGGGGGCGGCATGACGACCATCGATGCCATCAGCGCCTTTGCTGCGGCGGGTCTTTCCAGCGACCACGAAACGAGGCTCGCCCATGAGGCATGGAAGAAGATGCAACGCGGCATTTTCCTCCAGATCCGGAACCCTAATATCACCAACTCGATTGCGTACTTTATCGAGCAGGGGATCAAGGATTGGTCCAACGTCTCCTTTGTGACCGATGACCGCGACCCCTATGTGACGGCTCAGATGGGCACGCTCAACAACGACGTGGTCACTGCGATCGAGGCGGGCATGCCCGTCGAGGCAGCCTACGCGGCGGTCAGTTTCTATCCGGCCCGCCACCACCGAATCGACCACCTCGTCGGTTCGATCGCACCGGGACGTTTTGCCGACGTGCTCCTGGTCAGCGACTTGAAGCAATGCGCCATCGACGAAGTTTATGCCAACGGTGCACTGGTGGCCAAAGATGGAGAATACCTACTCGAGGCGCCGGAAATTGCATGGCCGGAGTGGGCGACGAAGACCATCAACATCGGCCGGGACATTGTCGCGGAGGACTTTATCATCCGA harbors:
- a CDS encoding adenine deaminase C-terminal domain-containing protein, yielding MKTITKRNLLTWALRALLQACLLPVSALAVYVDMPERPPFEFSEDMQARQHTVLVALGKAEADLLIKDVNVLDVFSLTWMEHSDIVISGQLVAWVGPTGTYPGTALKTVDGRGRYAVPGFGESHKHIESSLISPEYEAEMVLPLGNTWTAEATHEFSNVDGGHNVEFWLKPHQEGSPLKLFPALGSATPTTEYERGGGYYGYDEIYSMIHDNPWVVGLGEVMDWPAVWDPENPGYQRIWENIQATFDARGVIEGHGGGMTTIDAISAFAAAGLSSDHETRLAHEAWKKMQRGIFLQIRNPNITNSIAYFIEQGIKDWSNVSFVTDDRDPYVTAQMGTLNNDVVTAIEAGMPVEAAYAAVSFYPARHHRIDHLVGSIAPGRFADVLLVSDLKQCAIDEVYANGALVAKDGEYLLEAPEIAWPEWATKTINIGRDIVAEDFIIRSPDPDATEVTAAIQGPFYTKAEQDVAMLPVVDGIVQRDPSRAIIKVATVDRYSEQGRLGKMFWTGLGPLDPDSAIATSQSHDLHNITVIGTSDEAMAVAVNMLAELQGGMVLVKDNKVLGYVQMEIGGLMADRPAKVVAKELETLYEAADQVEWINNTGFAKGVRYCLITCSPFTWRLIIPTEEVPSGLINLVTGETMPIVK
- a CDS encoding HupE/UreJ family protein codes for the protein MVFEEPGVVEIEMDTDLTRYLDGGPAYYALTQESSKTQSEAMARIFKAFWAGMQPRSGDEAVQGELLSFTLPEAPEDEFGRVNVPQMTRMLIRGTFENTSGPFWLQLDPSLAIEYPIATTFQVPAANRSMTRWVELANQPSQRFNLAKYLAMAQPAAPADGGGVGTTAEVPSVDMTEGEAAVVEAALTFWRYIVLGFHHIFPKGMDHILFILGVFLMERRWKPLVAQTSVFTVAHTTTLGLSAYGVISLPAWFVEPAIAATIAFVALEDVFFPKLGWRRYAVVFGFGLIHGLGFAGVLGEVGLPREEFLVALLGFNFGVDFGQLFVLGVAFLCVGWFWKKPWYRKAVVWPAGGIIAAIGLYWLVERVVHYAGF